A region of the Prevotella melaninogenica genome:
ACTGATTAGAAAACTCAAAATTATTTTCAATTATTTTTAAATTATTTTTCCTTTGTTTTAGCGGTTTTCAAGAAGATTTGTAGAAAACTTTATAAAATATACTTGACTTTCTCGAATTAAATTATACTTATTTATATAGAGGGGTACTTAAAATATACACTCCAATAATAACGATTTAGAAATATAAAGAAAATGGAAAAAGAAAAATATAGACATTCAGAAGAAACAAAGAGAAAGATAAGCGAGGCGCAAAAGAAAAGATATAAGAATATGACACCAGCCCAAGAGGAAAAGCGTATTAAATCAATTAAGGCAAAATGGGAGAAGATTAATGC
Encoded here:
- a CDS encoding NUMOD3 domain-containing DNA-binding protein, with product MEKEKYRHSEETKRKISEAQKKRYKNMTPAQEEKRIKSIKAKWEKINAARKLLEMNELYKKCMFEN